A section of the Pseudomonadota bacterium genome encodes:
- the metF gene encoding methylenetetrahydrofolate reductase [NAD(P)H], protein MLLSKKLEQIKDSISNQPPKVSFEFFPPRTDNGVEKLKENISLLEKLSPAYCSVTYGAGGSTQEKTYEIVKYIKENTSIKPAAHLTCVNATRDEINNVAKSYLDIGVNKIVALRGDVPGGTGIYEPSVEGYAYADNLVKGLVELGDFDISVAAYPEVHPQAPDAVFDLEHLKRKIDAGAKRAITQYCFDTDKVLRFIDKARAIGIDAPIVPGVVLMNGFEQLISFSKRCGANIPEWMFDIFSGADQSPEICDMASVAVAAEQCRLLMQEGINEFHFYTLNRANPTIAVCRLLGVK, encoded by the coding sequence ATGTTATTATCTAAAAAATTAGAGCAAATAAAAGATTCTATCTCTAATCAGCCGCCAAAGGTTTCTTTCGAGTTCTTTCCGCCACGTACCGATAACGGTGTTGAGAAACTAAAAGAAAATATATCATTGCTGGAAAAATTATCGCCTGCATATTGTTCGGTTACCTATGGTGCAGGAGGTTCCACACAGGAAAAAACATATGAGATAGTTAAGTATATCAAGGAAAATACATCTATAAAACCTGCCGCCCACCTAACATGCGTAAATGCAACCCGTGACGAGATAAATAATGTCGCAAAAAGTTACCTTGATATCGGTGTAAATAAGATAGTTGCGTTGAGGGGAGATGTTCCCGGTGGAACAGGGATTTATGAGCCGAGCGTTGAAGGTTACGCATATGCCGATAACCTTGTTAAAGGATTGGTGGAGTTAGGGGATTTTGACATTTCTGTTGCGGCATATCCTGAAGTACACCCACAGGCTCCCGATGCCGTTTTTGACCTTGAGCATCTAAAAAGAAAAATAGACGCAGGTGCTAAAAGAGCCATTACGCAATATTGCTTTGATACCGATAAGGTATTACGATTTATAGATAAGGCTAGGGCGATAGGGATAGATGCCCCAATAGTTCCGGGAGTGGTGTTGATGAACGGATTTGAGCAGCTAATATCGTTCAGTAAAAGATGCGGTGCAAATATTCCTGAATGGATGTTCGATATATTCAGTGGTGCTGACCAAAGTCCTGAAATTTGCGATATGGCATCTGTTGCAGTTGCAGCAGAGCAATGCAGGCTGTTAATGCAGGAAGGAATCAACGAATTTCATTTTTATACCCTGAACAGGGCAAATCCGACTATTGCAGTATGCAGATTGCTAGGGGTTAAGTGA
- a CDS encoding response regulator: protein MKALVVDDSKTMCEMVSLTLKEKGFDTVVAYDGEQAVEAVGKDKFDLVVTDINMPNMDGIELIRYLRNEGGCKDIPILVLTTEAGENAKQKGREAGASGWITKPFKPIVLNAAVSKVCKLA, encoded by the coding sequence ATGAAAGCACTTGTAGTCGATGATTCAAAAACAATGTGCGAAATGGTAAGCCTTACCTTAAAAGAAAAAGGATTTGATACGGTTGTCGCTTATGATGGTGAACAGGCGGTTGAAGCTGTGGGAAAAGATAAGTTCGATCTGGTAGTTACCGATATCAATATGCCTAACATGGACGGTATAGAGCTTATAAGGTATTTACGCAATGAAGGCGGCTGTAAAGATATACCTATACTGGTATTGACAACCGAAGCAGGCGAAAATGCCAAGCAAAAAGGCAGGGAAGCCGGAGCATCAGGCTGGATAACCAAACCGTTCAAGCCAATAGTACTTAACGCTGCCGTTAGTAAAGTATGTAAACTGGCGTAA
- a CDS encoding paraslipin: MDGTSGFLMFLAFVFFLLVWKGVKVVPQQQAWVIENLGRFDKILEPGLNFLIPFLQRVAYKHSLKEDVIDIPQQSAITRDNVTLDIDGVLYLRVMDPKAASYGVSDPYFALAQLAQTNMRSEIGKITLDNTFEERENLNAKIVNSINEAAHAWGIQCMRYEIKDINPPATVLQAMELQVAAERKKRAEILDSEGRRDAQINLAEADKRDMVLQSEASMTDQINRAKGEAEAIISVATATAEGIRKVAESIQSQGGSDAVSLRIAEQYILAFKQLAKESNTILLPANANDISGLSSIVAQSVSIFDSIRKTNSKPSSST; encoded by the coding sequence ATGGACGGAACAAGCGGCTTTTTAATGTTTTTAGCTTTTGTATTTTTCCTTCTTGTGTGGAAAGGTGTTAAAGTAGTTCCTCAGCAGCAGGCTTGGGTTATAGAAAACCTCGGGCGTTTCGATAAAATTCTTGAACCGGGACTTAATTTCCTTATACCTTTCTTGCAAAGGGTGGCATATAAACACTCTTTAAAAGAAGATGTTATCGATATACCTCAGCAATCGGCAATTACAAGGGACAACGTAACCTTGGATATTGACGGCGTTCTATATCTTCGTGTAATGGATCCTAAAGCCGCCTCATATGGCGTTAGCGACCCTTATTTTGCACTTGCTCAATTGGCTCAGACAAATATGCGTTCCGAGATAGGTAAAATTACACTTGATAACACTTTTGAAGAGCGTGAGAACCTTAATGCCAAGATAGTGAACTCTATCAATGAGGCAGCCCATGCTTGGGGTATCCAGTGCATGCGTTATGAAATAAAAGATATCAACCCTCCTGCTACCGTCTTACAGGCGATGGAACTTCAGGTGGCGGCAGAAAGGAAAAAAAGAGCCGAAATACTTGACTCCGAAGGGCGTAGAGATGCTCAGATAAACTTAGCTGAAGCCGACAAACGTGATATGGTATTGCAATCCGAAGCATCAATGACCGACCAGATAAACAGGGCAAAGGGTGAGGCAGAGGCAATTATATCGGTAGCCACCGCTACGGCAGAAGGAATCCGAAAAGTTGCCGAGTCTATACAGTCCCAAGGCGGTAGTGATGCGGTATCTTTAAGAATCGCCGAACAGTATATTTTAGCGTTCAAACAACTGGCTAAAGAAAGTAATACGATACTTCTTCCGGCTAATGCTAACGATATCAGCGGTTTAAGCTCAATAGTTGCCCAAAGCGTAAGTATCTTCGATTCAATCCGCAAAACCAACAGCAAGCCTAGCAGCAGTACGTAG
- a CDS encoding CCA tRNA nucleotidyltransferase, which yields MKVLEIINPDTKKIFYCLDNKARFVGGCVRNKLLDINITDIDIACLYTPDITTDKLSKKNIRVIPTGIKHGTVTAVLNNTTYEITTLRKDMACDGRHAEVEYTDSWEEDAARRDFTINAMFMDIEGNIYDYFGGREDLKNGVVKFVGNAEKRVSEDILRILRFFRFYAYYGKGRMDANALEACEKFADKIPELSGERIQSEMFKLMAAKEAVEVLKIMVDKKITDNIFVSDIDLKAFGEISKLSDNVLLKLAGLISRYNKQSVTSLSEKWKLSNKNKNYLSTVLFPSVKIDFNSDIGLQKRAIRKLGGDIYKDIVLLAWSRKDILEKDMEKLIAIEQKWQVPEFPLRGNDIKKLGIREGRQIGKMLFIAEEFWEENNYTPSKKEILDYILECMK from the coding sequence GTGAAAGTGTTAGAGATAATTAATCCTGATACAAAAAAAATATTTTATTGTCTGGATAATAAAGCCCGCTTTGTAGGTGGATGTGTCAGGAATAAATTACTCGATATCAATATAACTGATATTGATATTGCCTGCCTTTATACACCTGATATAACCACTGATAAATTAAGCAAAAAAAATATCCGTGTTATCCCGACCGGTATAAAACATGGTACGGTAACAGCCGTTTTAAATAACACAACATACGAAATAACGACCTTACGCAAAGATATGGCTTGTGACGGAAGACATGCTGAAGTTGAATATACCGATAGCTGGGAAGAAGATGCTGCAAGGCGTGACTTTACCATAAATGCCATGTTTATGGATATTGAAGGCAATATATATGACTATTTCGGCGGCAGGGAAGACCTAAAAAACGGCGTGGTTAAATTTGTCGGTAACGCTGAGAAACGTGTCAGTGAAGACATATTACGGATATTGCGATTTTTCAGGTTTTATGCCTATTACGGCAAAGGGAGAATGGACGCTAATGCTTTGGAGGCATGTGAAAAATTTGCTGATAAAATACCGGAACTTTCAGGCGAGAGGATACAGTCGGAAATGTTCAAATTAATGGCTGCCAAAGAAGCTGTAGAAGTTTTAAAAATTATGGTTGATAAAAAAATCACCGATAATATCTTCGTAAGTGATATTGACCTTAAGGCATTTGGCGAAATATCCAAGCTCAGTGACAATGTTTTGTTAAAGCTTGCCGGTCTTATAAGTCGATACAACAAACAAAGTGTTACATCTTTAAGTGAAAAATGGAAGCTTTCCAATAAAAATAAAAATTACTTATCGACAGTTTTGTTCCCTAGTGTAAAAATAGATTTTAATAGTGATATCGGATTGCAAAAAAGGGCTATCAGAAAATTAGGCGGCGATATTTATAAAGATATAGTTTTGCTTGCGTGGAGCCGTAAAGATATTTTGGAAAAAGATATGGAAAAGCTAATCGCAATCGAACAGAAATGGCAAGTACCCGAATTTCCGCTAAGAGGCAATGATATAAAAAAGCTTGGCATAAGGGAAGGAAGGCAAATAGGTAAGATGCTATTTATTGCGGAAGAATTTTGGGAGGAAAATAATTACACACCTTCAAAAAAAGAAATTCTGGACTATATCTTGGAATGCATGAAATAA
- a CDS encoding LL-diaminopimelate aminotransferase: protein MSDEFYRISRLPPYVFAEVNKIKAAARAQGKDVIDLGMGNPDTPTPKHIIDKLIETVNNPRVHGYSMSKGIPGLRKALAGYYKKRFGVKLSPETEVVVTLGSKEGLASLATAITKPGDVIMVPNPSYPIHTYGFIIAGASVWSLPNFVNEEGLIDQIKDAVQHCSPKPVALVLNFPGNPTSEVVSLDFYKEVVDYCRGQGIYIISDLAYAEIYFDEDNPPPSILQIEGAKDIAIEFTSVSKTYSMAGWRVGFAAGNKKLISALTHIKSYVDYGSFTPIQVAAAIALNGPQDCVADLRRLYKERRDELVKGLKAAGWDVPVPTASMFIWAPIPEKFKEMGSLEFSKQLLQHADVAVAPGIGFGKYGEGHVRIALVENKQRIRQACKNIKKFLQSHKPSTKVAKSKKNETIS, encoded by the coding sequence ATGAGTGATGAATTTTACCGTATATCACGCTTGCCTCCTTATGTGTTTGCAGAGGTAAATAAAATTAAAGCTGCCGCAAGAGCCCAAGGTAAGGACGTGATAGATCTGGGTATGGGGAATCCCGATACACCGACCCCAAAACATATTATAGATAAGCTTATTGAAACCGTTAATAACCCGAGAGTACACGGATATTCCATGTCAAAGGGAATACCGGGACTAAGGAAAGCTTTGGCAGGGTATTATAAAAAAAGGTTCGGGGTAAAGCTAAGTCCTGAAACTGAAGTTGTGGTAACACTGGGTTCAAAAGAAGGGCTGGCAAGTCTTGCAACGGCTATCACAAAACCCGGTGATGTAATCATGGTTCCTAATCCTAGCTATCCGATACACACATACGGATTTATAATAGCAGGTGCAAGCGTATGGTCTTTGCCGAACTTTGTTAATGAAGAAGGGCTTATCGACCAGATAAAAGATGCCGTTCAGCATTGTTCGCCAAAACCGGTTGCCTTGGTTCTTAACTTTCCGGGTAACCCGACATCGGAAGTGGTAAGCCTTGATTTTTATAAAGAGGTGGTAGACTATTGCAGGGGGCAGGGAATATACATAATTTCAGATTTGGCTTATGCCGAGATATATTTCGATGAAGACAACCCTCCGCCGTCAATATTGCAGATAGAGGGTGCAAAAGATATTGCTATCGAGTTTACATCCGTCAGTAAAACATACTCCATGGCAGGGTGGAGAGTCGGGTTTGCAGCAGGTAATAAAAAACTTATCAGTGCCCTTACACATATAAAATCATATGTCGATTACGGATCATTTACACCGATACAGGTGGCTGCCGCTATCGCACTTAACGGCCCTCAGGATTGCGTGGCAGATTTACGCCGGCTATATAAAGAAAGGCGTGATGAGCTGGTTAAAGGACTGAAAGCCGCAGGGTGGGACGTTCCCGTACCGACTGCCTCCATGTTTATATGGGCTCCTATACCTGAAAAATTCAAAGAGATGGGTTCTTTAGAATTTTCAAAGCAACTATTGCAACATGCCGATGTTGCCGTAGCACCCGGTATTGGCTTCGGTAAATATGGTGAAGGACATGTAAGGATAGCATTGGTAGAGAATAAACAAAGGATACGTCAGGCATGCAAGAATATAAAGAAGTTCCTGCAATCTCATAAGCCTAGCACTAAAGTTGCTAAATCTAAAAAAAACGAAACCATTAGTTGA